A stretch of DNA from Nonlabens ponticola:
CTTAACAAGCGCATCTACATCTTGATCTCTTATCAATCCCATCCATGAATTAAGTTCATCAATAGTGCCGTAGCTATCAATGCGCAAATTGTGCTTGGGAACTCGCGTACCGCCAAAAAGTGCCGTAGTTCCTTCATCTCCTGTCTTAGTATATATTTTCATGGGGAATTGATTAGTAATTAAATAGAAGCATAATCCTCTTCATCGCTCACAATGATCTCTGGATTGAGTTCTAGCAAATGCTCAATGAATTTGTCGGCTCTTTTAGGACTTATGTACAGCTCGTCATAGCTGCCGTACTTAATAATGATACCGTTGCGAGCAGTGGCTGGTTTTAAACCTACCCAAAGCGTTGTATTCTTGATAATACGATTGATGTCCTTGATCTCAATCGACCCACGCAATGGACCAGAGACGTACTTGAGTTTTCCATCGCCTAGTTTGTAATAGGTTTGAAACAATATCCATAGCAGCAACAGCGGAATGATGAGCATGATGACAATACTAGGAATCCAAAAGGACAGTTCCTTCTGGCTATTGTGCAAGCCAGAATACATCAGGTAAAAAAGAATACTGCATACGGTAACAACTACCAATATCATTAAAAATCCTTTTTTGCTCCTGTATCTCATGTGATCTTATTGATTAGCCGCTTGCTCTTCAACAGCATCCCAATATTCATAGGCGCGTCTCAGATGTGGTATCACGATGGTGCCGCCTA
This window harbors:
- a CDS encoding PH domain-containing protein translates to MRYRSKKGFLMILVVVTVCSILFYLMYSGLHNSQKELSFWIPSIVIMLIIPLLLLWILFQTYYKLGDGKLKYVSGPLRGSIEIKDINRIIKNTTLWVGLKPATARNGIIIKYGSYDELYISPKRADKFIEHLLELNPEIIVSDEEDYASI